In Paenibacillus stellifer, the DNA window GGCAGGTCAGGCTGTACTTGTGCTGCTCCGAGACAAGGCCGAGGAATCCGCGTGCCTTCGCTTCGCCCTGGGCGACCGCAATATCCCAGCCTGCGAAGTTGCTGGAGCCGACATAGCCGATTTTACCCTGGCTGACAGCCAGTTCAAAAGCGCCCCACAGTTCTTCCCAGGAAACGCTGCGGTCCACATGATGCATTTGATAGAGTTCGATATGATCCGTCTGCAGGCGTTTGAGAGAGGCGTCCAGATGCCGGCGGATTTTGTAGGAGGAGAGGCCGCGGTCGTCGTTGGGCCCGTCCAGCTTGTCGTTCATCGCACCGTATACTTTGGTGGCGAGTACGACCTTTTCACGCCGTCCGCCGCCCTGCTGGAACCAGCGGCCGATAATGCTCTCCGTCAGGCCGGAATGTTCTCCCCAGCCATAAATGTTCGCCGTGTCAAAAAAGTTGATCCCCGCATCCAGCGCGGCATCCATAATGCGGTAGGCTTCTTGCTCATCCGTCAGCGGTCCGAAATTCATTGTGCCAAGACAGATACGGCTGACCTTCAAGCCCGACTTGCCAAGATTTCTGTACTGCACCTTTCGATCACTCCCCGGAATGAAGAATATTGGATATGGAAAACGCTTGCGTACATATTCTAAATGAGTTCGAAAGTGAATGCAATTTGCCGGCTGCAGGCAGGGCAATATGTAAGAG includes these proteins:
- a CDS encoding aldo/keto reductase — translated: MQYRNLGKSGLKVSRICLGTMNFGPLTDEQEAYRIMDAALDAGINFFDTANIYGWGEHSGLTESIIGRWFQQGGGRREKVVLATKVYGAMNDKLDGPNDDRGLSSYKIRRHLDASLKRLQTDHIELYQMHHVDRSVSWEELWGAFELAVSQGKIGYVGSSNFAGWDIAVAQGEAKARGFLGLVSEQHKYSLTCRLPELEVLPASQSLGLGVIPWSPLDGGLLGRNALKKIEGSRSGGNTERVEQHKNQLEQFAKLCLELGEPQDNVALAWLLANPAVTAPIIGPRTLEQFESSLRCLEVKLDEQVLARLDEIFPGPGGEAPKAYAW